A single Cucumis melo cultivar AY chromosome 4, USDA_Cmelo_AY_1.0, whole genome shotgun sequence DNA region contains:
- the LOC103486904 gene encoding pentatricopeptide repeat-containing protein At2g35030, mitochondrial produces MSVLYQISVGEICAKHTTTTLLSSFGRYAFLLCNLHNSILSSQFSTCQVVPKISSPVRDFSANSNVARSNWLITKLGKEGKIREARKVFEEMLDRDVVSWTAVITGYIKCGMIEEAKTLFDRNDAIKNVVTWTALVSGYVKLNRIEEARRLFDAMPVKNVVSWNTMIEGYARKGWIDQALDLFEKMPERNVVSWNTVITALMQRRRVDEAQALFNRMPERDVISWTTMVAGLSKNGRIDDARLLFDKMPVRNVVSWNAIIIGYAQNMRLDEAFKLFEQMPERELSSWNTMITGFIQNGKLERAVDLFYKMSNKNVVTWTAVISGYVQDGRSEEALKIFSEMQAANNVKPNEGTFVSVLGACSKLAVLCEGQQIHQVISKTVYQEVADVVSALINMYSKCGELELARKIFDDGSIDHRDVVSWNGMIAAYAHHGHGHKAICLFDEMQALGFRPDNVTYIALLSACSHAGLVDEGLKLFENLLRDRSIKLREDHFTCLVDLFGRAGRLQEAFDFINGLEVKPSASVWAALLAGCNVHGHIDLGKLTAEKLLETEPENAGTFLVLSNIYASTGKWREAAGVRMKMKDKGLKKQPGCSWIEVGNTVHVFVVGDNSHREFENIYLLLHDLHTKMKKIGHILYEDLTMDFNLVMA; encoded by the coding sequence ATGTCTGTGCTGTATCAGATATCCGTTGGAGAAATTTGTGCTAAACATACAACCACAACACTTCTTTCTAGCTTTGGTAGATATGCGTTCCTCTTGTGCAATTTGCATAACTCAATCTTATCATCACAGTTTTCTACCTGTCAGGTTGTTCCCAAAATCTCATCACCAGTTAGAGATTTCAGTGCCAATTCGAATGTTGCTCGTAGTAACTGGTTGATCACAAAGCTTGGTAAAGAAGGAAAAATTAGAGAAGCACGTAAGGTGTTTGAAGAAATGCTTGATCGAGATGTGGTCTCATGGACTGCAGTGATTACTGGGTATATTAAATGTGGAATGATTGAGGAAGCCAAGACGTTATTTGACAGAAATGATGCTATAAAGAATGTTGTTACTTGGACTGCATTGGTTAGTGGGTATGTAAAATTGAACAGGATTGAGGAGGCTAGAAGATTGTTTGATGCCATGCCTGTTAAGAATGTTGTGTCGTGGAACACTATGATTGAAGGGTATGCACGAAAAGGTTGGATCGATCAGGCTTTGGATTTGTTTGAAAAAATGCCTGAGAGGAATGTGGTGTCTTGGAATACCGTTATTACAGCGTTGATGCAACGTAGGAGGGTAGATGAAGCCCAGGCGCTTTTTAATCGGATGCCAGAGAGAGATGTGATTTCTTGGACCACCATGGTGGCTGGTTTGTCGAAAAATGGGAGAATTGATGATGCTCGATTACTGTTCGATAAAATGCCCGTGCGAAATGTGGTTTCCTGGAATGCAATAATTATTGGGTATGCTCAGAATATGCGGCTTGATGAGGCATTCAAACTGTTTGAGCAAATGCCGGAGAGGGAACTGTCTTCATGGAACACTATGATTACTGGATTCATTCAAAACGGTAAACTAGAAAGGGCAGTGGATTTGTTCTATAAAATGTCCAACAAAAATGTTGTCACTTGGACGGCAGTGATTTCTGGTTACGTTCAAGATGGACGAAGTGAAGAAGCATTGAAGATCTTTTCAGAAATGCAAGCAGCAAACAATGTAAAACCAAATGAAGGAACTTTTGTCAGTGTGTTGGGTGCTTGTAGTAAATTAGCTGTTCTTTGTGAGGGACAACAAATTCACCAGGTAATAAGCAAGACGGTTTACCAAGAAGTTGCAGATGTGGTGTCAGCTTTAATAAACATGTATTCAAAATGTGGGGAGTTAGAACTGGCTCGCAAGATATTTGATGATGGATCAATAGACCACAGAGATGTGGTTTCTTGGAATGGTATGATTGCTGCCTATGCTCATCATGGCCATGGCCACAAAGCAATTTGTTTATTTGATGAAATGCAGGCATTGGGATTTCGTCCTGATAATGTCACCTATATTGCATTACTTTCTGCTTGTAGTCATGCTGGTCTTGTGGATGAGGGGTTGAAATTATTCGAAAACCTCCTAAGAGATAGGTCTATAAAACTAAGAGAAGATCATTTTACATGCCTGGTCGATCTTTTTGGTCGAGCCGGACGACTTCAAGAGGCATTTGATTTCATTAATGGGCTTGAGGTCAAGCCTTCGGCATCTGTTTGGGCAGCTCTTCTTGCCGGATGTAATGTTCATGGGCATATAGATCTAGGTAAGTTAACGGCTGAAAAACTTTTAGAAACAGAGCCAGAGAATGCAGGAACCTTTTTGGTGTTATCTAACATATATGCTTCAACTGGAAAATGGAGAGAAGCTGCCGGTGTAAGGATGAAAATGAAGGACAAAGGATTGAAGAAGCAGCCTGGTTGCAGTTGGATAGAAGTTGGAAACACAGTGCATGTGTTCGTAGTGGGTGACAATTCTCATCGcgaatttgaaaatatttatcttttacttCACGATCTACATACGAAAATGAAGAAGATTGGTCATATATTGTATGAAGATTTAACAATGGATTTCAATTTAGTGATGGCATGA
- the LOC103486902 gene encoding uncharacterized protein LOC103486902, translated as MALPLHLAFWIADMVWGAFSGCISSCLAFADEVASSIRTGDIGAFHIG; from the coding sequence ATGGCATTGCCATTGCATTTGGCGTTCTGGATCGCCGATATGGTTTGGGGTGCCTTTAGCGGCTGTATTTCTTCTTGTTTGGCCTTTGCCGACGAAGTCGCCAGCTCCATCAGAACTGGCGATATTGGCGCTTTTCACATTGGCTGA